A portion of the Cololabis saira isolate AMF1-May2022 chromosome 17, fColSai1.1, whole genome shotgun sequence genome contains these proteins:
- the golga4 gene encoding golgin subfamily A member 4 isoform X1 — translation MFKKLKQRINEEQSPQRNAQSPQQAQMGSGDRRSSQTPPFHHDETPAPSDREMLAGMIAEPAFLSEYTIFALDHSKRPKTAQVASVSVSKGPARSPRGSINGDGSASPQREESQSFAQKLQLKVPSVESLIRGGASRAESLFRSSSRESLVRSPSRESLTPLGENESSGIPTYDPPSDIESEAEEPPGSVEAFSKEQLLHRLTQVERSLGKYRGKYSELVTAYRTTQREKEKTQVILSQSQDKSLRRIGELREELQMDQQAKKHLQDEFDAALEEKDQMITVLQTQVALLKKRAKGVSDGSLAPEGEVSQTEVAEGSSSAMQSPSKEMELPEGEGNSDPTKLMEALQKRVKRQENLLQKCKEVMRTHKERSGQLSSENEALQEQLQERLQELEKMKELHTTEKTKLITQLRDAKNLIEQLEQDKGMVIAETKRQMHETLEMKEEEIAQLRSRLQQATTQKEELQEQKEKAEKSAFEELERALGVAQRAEEARKQLQVQLQVQLEEQVKEVEMAGEEERKNLQQELTRVKQEVVSIMKKSSEETVTQLEKTHSEALAAKEEEIKERISKAVEQCKEQFSQLSKEREQQASLALEDAELQQTAVKTEADNRVKEIQMELEAARTRILELESSVKEDSQGESSLSHQLSSQLEELKNKHKEKITTLKEKHQEQLEKHKDTLTQQHNVALEEFKEKQGAEIETLLKDKELQFQTHIEDMNLKTLEKLDAKQAELEELSAELSEVLKGKQLLEDASRLAEQEHKESLGCMEKTLKQELNALKIVLSEKEKNIEQLILKEKTLREQSQSTSQDLQARIHEFEQLQQSLAQAQRENENLKESNAQSSKISDDLDQCKKDLMDLNHQLEEAKNDCHQKEKSHQEIEHQLQETKKQLLEKEKSFTADLNTHLEKQTRLEKQLVDEKAAHEKKLKTTLNEMEAKLKTQETKMEKFKHKAKEMHENYKKKLQQIEENMKKELAKKEMALQAKEQQVQEKIVEMAQKSSQGLSSAMSELQANHKEELEKLHTNQKHKVEELELRWREKLAQQEEELAEKHSGTLQEKGQELEEISQQFGRTRKENEQLLSDIKDLKEELAIRETTVQKLQEELNEAAMKLDSLSQAEALLKEQMEATERNLNQALNERNALQDQLNTAGEESKEKLRSLSEKLNETENELEALKTSRCRESEDLQSKFDETSIQLQAKEGAFQQQLIMVISKMDHCCKEVLSKIECASNELQERVESQVKELNLRLLSSQETVKHLKNIVLTKADRICTLEENLRQHTEENKNLCISLEQMTAQVNVHMERTEALTCEKESHSQSVSDQVQKIEELSEANRVLSQTLETNGLHITDLESIVTELKNQLASSIKEKEEAINQLKQQYEEERQQAVAQMKETIERLEQERKSALEQADALRNSQSEYENKAEARGTQDETAIKSLQARLEKLEREISEKNEALQRLTASIDNQSISKSEMDQVLSEKEQKVSDLTSELQSCIGRLGELQQQLALKTTECEQLTTDLKQHHSIRENEKREFVEQLQQIQMQRTQNGNLEQEMAEKLHSLEEDNQKCKNKLESQREEFERMKDEIIKNKEESLKAAEERLSAESARKVSELKKKAEQKISHIKKQLTAQLDEKEQMIKALQSNLEGNKGDEKQSNKQIETLEEKTKILEETLVKLQEEQEKQIEQILSSERLEKERSLEELKTMYEDKLMSVQRDAEQQVQLKETESAWHEIQAKLKEAEEQNGSLLAELKRLTEELREKDAQLHQLLATTEKLQEEVKVEHSSMQQTTSVMQNHSPVEGVDDDGSLQSLENKLSQIKNEKEKVQKDFTRLQKDMRVLRKEHEQDLEYMKKELLEENEKKLKLELEHVEMKHNSAMKQLLREFNTQMALKEKELDSTVKETIAKAQTVEEELLGSHRDEASQLRKVISQKDDDLHRTVQKYEQVIQTREEEMGQRVWQIQKQLEELQARCQGPSEVTSEDLPAQLAEKTTLLSEARLKEQEFMERINSLEDKLKCLHRSTVVTHLGSTFKDPGIDASDLVSEATEMEYLRKVLFEYMMGRETKTMAKVITSMLKFPPDQAQKVMDKEDTKTVHWLR, via the exons ATGTTTAAAAAGCTTAAGCAGCGGATAAACGAGGAGCAGTCCCCGCAGAGGAATGCGCAGTCACCGCAGCAGGCCCAG ATGGGCAGTGGAGACCGACGCAGCAGCCAAACCCCGCCTTTCCATCATGATGAGACACCCGCTCCGAGTGACAGAGAG ATGCTGGCCGGGATGATAGCAGAGCCCGCTTTTCTCTCTGAGTATACTATCTTTGCTCTGGACCATTCAAAACGACCCAAAACGGCCCAGGTAGCCAGTGTG AGCGTCTCCAAAGGACCTGCAAGGTCGCCCAGAGGTAGCATCAATGGGGATGGAAGTGCTTCTCCTCAA AGGGAGGAGTCACAGTCATTTGCCCAGAAACTACAGCTGAAAGTTCCTTCAGTGGAGTCGCTGATTCGTGGCGGTGCCAGTCGGGCAGAGAGTCTGTTCCGCTCTTCATCTAGAGAAAGCCTTGTCAGGAGCCCGTCACGTGAGTCCCTGACCCCTTTGGGAGAAAATGAGTCTTCAGGGATCCCCACCTATGATCCACCCTCGGATATTGAAAGTGAAGCTGAGGAGCCTCCAGGAAGTGTGGAGGCCTTTTCTAAAGAGCAGTTGTTGCACAGACTGACTCAGGTGGAGAGAAGCCTGGGGAAGTACAGAGGAAAGTACTCAGAG CTGGTTACTGCATACCGAACAACACAGcgagaaaaggagaaaacacAG GTTATCCTCAGTCAGAGTCAAGATAAATCTCTCCGCAGGATAGGAGAGCTGCGGGAG GAGCTTCAAATGGACCAGCAGGCCAAGAAACACTTACAAGATGAGTTTGATGCTGCACTTGAGGAGAAAGACCAGATGATCACTGTCCTCCAAACACAG GTCGCTCTGCTGAAAAAACGAGCCAAGGGGGTCTCGGATGGTTCGCTGGCACCTGAAGGTGAGGTCAGTCAGACTGAAGTGGCAGAAGGTTCTTCATCTGCCATGCAGAGTCCATCCAAGGAGATGGAGCTCCCTGAGG GAGAGGGCAACAGTGATCCAACCAAACTTATGGAAGCTCTGCAGAAGAGGGTGAAGAGGCAAGAAAACCTGCTGCAGAAATGCAAAGAAGTGATGCGTACACACAAGGAGCGGAGTGGACAGCTGAGCAGTGAAAACGAAGCtctgcaggagcagctgcaAGAGAGACTGCAGGAGCTAGAGAAGATGAAG GAACTGCACACGACAGAAAAGACAAAGTTGATCACTCAGCTGCGCGATGCCAAGAACCTAATTGAACAGCTGGAGCAGGACAAG GGAATGGTCATTGCTGAGACGAAAAGGCAGATGCATGAGACACTGGAAATGAAAGAAGAGGAGATAGCACAGCTGCGCTCCAGGCTCCAGCAGGCTACTACCCAGAAAGAAGAGCTACAGGAACAGAAAGAAAAGGCTGAGAAATCAG CTTTTGAAGAGCTTGAACGAGCTCTGGGTGTAGCTCAGAGGGCAGAAGAGGCAAGAAAACAGCTGCAGGTTCAGCTGCAGGTTCAGCTGGAGGAGCAagtgaaagaagttgaaatggccggtgaagaagagaggaagaacCTGCAGCAGGAGCTGACAAGGGTCAAACAGGAAGTCGTCTCCATAATGAAG AAGTCATCAGAGGAAACGGTTACTCAATTGGAGAAGACCCACAGTGAAGCTTTGGCTGCTAAAGAAgaggaaataaaagaaagaattaGCAAAGCAGTG GAGCAATGCAAAGAGCAGTTTTCACAGTTATCGAAGGAGCGAGAACAACAGGCCTCTCTGGCTCTGGAGGATGCAGAGTTACAGCAGACGGCTGTAAAGACAGAAGCTGATAACCGGGTTAAAGAGATACAGATGGAGCTGGAGGCTGCAAGAACT AGGATACTGGAGCTGGAGAGCTCAGTGAAGGAGGACTCACAGGGTGAATCCAGTCTGTCTCATCAACTTTCCAGTCAGCTGGAAGAGCTGAAGAATAAACACAAAGAGAAAATCACAACACTAAAAGAAAAGCATCAGGAGCAGCTGGAAAAGCACAAGGACACACTAACCCAGCAGCATAATGTTGCTCTTGAGGAGTTCAAGGAAAAGCAAGGAGCTGAAATTGAGACCCTTCTGAAAGATAAAGAGCTGCAGTTCCAAACACACATTGAAGATATGAACCTGAAGACTTTAGAGAAACTTGATGCAAAGCAGGCAGAGTTAGAGGAGCTTTCCGCTGAACTTTCAGAGGTGTTGAAGGGTAAACAGCTGCTGGAAGATGCTTCCAGGTTAGCTGAACAGGAGCACAAGGAGTCACTTGGATGCATGGAAAAAACTCTGAAACAGGAGCTCAATGCACTGAAAATTGTTCTGAGCGAAAAGGAAAAGAACATTGAACAACTTATCCTCAAAGAAAAAACACTGCGAGAGCAATCACAATCCACTTCACAAGATTTACAGGCTAGGATTCATGAATTTGAACAGCTGCAGCAGAGTTTAGCTCAAGCCCAGCGAGAAAATGAGAACCTGAAAGAATCTAATGCACAGTCGAGCAAAATCTCTGACGACCTTGATCAGTGCAAGAAGGATTTGATGGACTTAAACCATCAGTTGGAAGAAGCAAAGAATGACTGTCATCAAAAAGAGAAGTCACATCAGGAAATCGAGCACCAGTTACAAGAGACCAAGAAACAGCTTTTGGAGAAAGAGAAGTCATTCACTGCAGACCTGAACACACATCTGGAGAAACAAACACGCCTTGAGAAACAGCTGGTTGATGAAAAAGCTGCTCATGAGAAGAAGTTAAAAACCACTTTAAATGAGATGGAAGCTAAGTTGAAAACCCAGGAAACAAAAATGGAAAAGTTCAAACACAAGGCCAAAGAAATGCATGAAAACTATAAGAAAAAGCTTCAACAGATTGAAGAAAACATGAAGAAGGAGCTTGCGAAAAAGGAGATGGCGCTTCAAGCGAAGGAGCAACAAGTTCAAGAGAAAATTGTGGAGATGGCTCAGAAAAGCTCCCAAGGCCTTAGCAGCGCCATGTCAGAGCTCCAGGCCAACCACaaggaagagctggagaaaCTTCATACCAACCAGAAACACAaggtggaggagctggagctTCGTTGGCGAGAGAAGCTAGCGCAACAGGAGGAGGAACTGGCGGAGAAACATTCAGGCACACTACAGGAGAAGGGTCAGGAACTGGAGGAAATATCGCAACAGTTTGGCAGAACCAGAAAGGAGAATGAACAGCTATTATCGGACATAAAAGATTTGAAAGAGGAGCTGGCAATCCGAGAAACCACCGTGCAGAAGCTGCAAGAAGAGCTTAACGAAGCAGCAATGAAGCTTGACAGTTTGTCTCAGGCTGAGGCGTTGCTGAAAGAACAAATGGAGGCAACGGAGAGGAACCTAAACCAGGCTCTAAATGAGAGGAATGCCCTTCAAGACCAGCTGAATACAGCGGGGGAAGAGAGCAAGGAGAAATTAAGAAGTTTGTCAGAAAAGTTGAATGAAACGGAGAATGAGCTTGAAGCACTAAAAACTTCCAGATGCAGGGAAAGTGAGGACTTGCAGAGTAAATTTGATGAAACTTCCATTCAGCTACAAGCCAAGGAAGGAGCCTTCCAGCAGCAATTAATTATGGTCATCAGCAAAATGGACCATTGCTGTAAGGAGGTCCTGTCCAAAATAGAATGTGCCTCTAATGAACTCCAAGAACGAGTGGAAAGTCAAGTGAAGGAGCTGAACCTTAGACTGTTGTCAAGTCAGGAAACTGTAAAGCATCTCAAAAACATTGTCCTCACTAAAGCAGATAGGATTTGCACTTTAGAGGAGAATCTTCGCCAGCACACAGAGGAGAACAAGAATCTATGCATTTCATTAGAACAGATGACTGCTCAGGTAAATGTGCACATGGAGCGTACTGAAGCCTTAACATGTGAGAAGGAGAGTCATTCCCAGTCTGTCAGTGATCAAGTTCAGAAAATTGAGGAGCTCAGTGAGGCGAACAGAGTCCTATCCCAAACTTTGGAAACAAATGGGCTGCATATCACGGACTTGGAAAGCATTGTCACTGAGTTGAAAAATCAGCTCGCAAGTAGCATAAAAGAGAAGGAGGAAGCCATAAATCAGCTAAAGCAGCAGTATGAAGAGGAGCGGCAGCAAGCAGTGGCTCAGATGAAGGAGACCATCGAGAGATTGGAGCAGGAAAGGAAGTCTGCCTTGGAACAGGCGGACGCTCTCAGGAACAGCCAGTCAGAGTACGAGAACAAGGCAGAGGCGAGAGGCACTCAGGATGAGACTGCTATTAAGTCTCTGCAGGCAAGACTTGAGAAGTTGGAGCGAGAAATATCTGAAAAGAATGAGGCTCTGCAAAGGCTGACAGCAAGTATTGACAATCAGTCCATCAGCAAGTCTGAGATGGACCAGGTGTTGAGTGAAAAAGAGCAGAAAGTCAGTGACCTTACTTCGGAGCTCCAGAGTTGCATCGGTCGACTCggtgagcttcagcagcagttgGCCTTAAAGACTACAGAGTGTGAGCAACTCACCACTGACCTCAAACAGCATCATAGCATCAGGGAGAATGAAAAAAGAGAGTTtgtggagcagctgcagcagatccAGATGCAGCGCACTCAGAATGGTAATTTGGAGCAAGAGATGGCAGAAAAACTGCACTCCCTCGAAGAGGACAACCAAAAGTGTAAAAACAAGCTTGAAAGTCAAAGGGAGGAATTTGAAAGGATGAAAGATGAGATTATCAAGAACAAGGAGGAGAGTCTGAAAGCAGCCGAGGAGAGACTATCTGCAGAGAGCGCACGAAAAGTCTCCGAGCTGAAGAAGAAAGCCGAGCAGAAAATTAGTCATATTAAAAAACAGCTGACCGCACAGCTTGATGAGAAAGAGCAGATGATTAAGGCTCTTCAGAGTAACCTGGAGGGAAATAAGGGCGATGAAAAACAGAGCAATAAGCAAATAGAAACATTAGAAGAGAAAACTAAAATACTCGAAGAAACGCTCGTTAAGCTTCAGGAAGAGCAGGAAAAGCAAATTGAACAGATTCTGAGTAGCGAGAGGCTGGAGAAAGAAAGGTCTTTAGAGGAATTGAAAACCATGTACGAAGACAAGCTTATGTCGGTTCAGAGAGATGCAGAGCAACAAGTGCAGCTCAAAGAGACAGAATCAGCGTGGCACGAAATCCAGGCGaagctaaaggaggcagaggagcaGAATGGAAGCCTTCTCGCAGAACTGAAACGTCTGACAGAGGAACTACGTGAGAAAGATGCCCAGCTCCATCAGCTTCTGGCAACTACAGAGAAGCTCCAGGAAGAGGTGAAAGTGGAACATAGCAGCATGCAGCAAACTACAAGTGTAATGCAAAACCACTCTCCCGTGGAGGGGGTGGATGATGACGGTTCTTTGCAGTCGCTTGAGAATAAACTCAGTCAAATAAAGAACGAGAAAGAGAAAGTCCAAAAGGACTTCACCAGGTTGCAGAAAGACATGAGGGTACTGAGAAAAGAACACGAGCAAGACCTGGAGTACATGAAGAAAGAGTTGTTGGAGGAGAATGAGAAGAAGCTAAA ATTGGAGCTGGAACATGTAGAAATGAAGCACAACTCTGCTATGAAGCAGTTATTGAGAGAGTTCAACACACAAATGGCTTTGAAAGAGAAGGAGCTTGATTCAACAGTGAAGGAGACTATAG CCAAGGCTCAGACCGTTGAAGAGGAGCTCCTCGGGAGTCATCGTGATGAAGCCAGTCAGCTGAGGAAGGTTATTTCCCAGAAGGACGATGATTTGCAcagaactgttcaaaaatatgAACAGGTTATACAG ACTCGAGAGGAGGAGATGGGACAGAGAGTGTGGCAAATCCAGAAACAACTAGAAGAGCTGCAAGCGCGCTGCCAGGGCCCTTCTGAG GTGACATCAGAGGACCTACCG GCTCAGCTTGCTGAGAAGACGACTTTACTGAGTGAGGCTCGACTGAAGGAGCAGGAATTCATGGAGAGG ATTAACTCGCTTGAGGACAAGCTTAAGTGTCTCCACCGCAGCACAGTTGTAACTCATCTTGGGAGCACATTTAAAG ATCCTGGAATCGATGCATCCGATCTTGTCTCTGAAGCCACTGAGATGGAGTACCTGAGAAAAGTGCTGTTTGAATACATGATGGGACGGGAGACAAAA